From a region of the Calonectris borealis chromosome 2, bCalBor7.hap1.2, whole genome shotgun sequence genome:
- the SNAI2 gene encoding zinc finger protein SNAI2, with translation MPRSFLVKKHFNSSKKPNYSELDTHTVIISPYLYESYPVPIIPQPEILSSVAYNPITVWTTTGLLPSPLPNDLSPLSGYPSSLGRVSPPPPSDTSSKDHSGSESPISDEEERIQSKLSDPHAIEAEKFQCSLCNKTYSTFSGLAKHKQLHCDAQSRKSFSCKYCDKEYVSLGALKMHIRTHTLPCVCKICGKAFSRPWLLQGHIRTHTGEKPFSCPHCNRAFADRSNLRAHLQTHSDVKKYQCKNCSKTFSRMSLLHKHEESGCCVAH, from the exons ATGCCACGCTCCTTCCTGGTCAAGAAACATTTCAATTCATCCAAGAAGCCGAATTACAGCGAACTGGACACTCATACAG tgaTTATATCCCCATACCTGTATGAAAGCTATCCAGTCCCTATCATACCACAGCCAGAGATCCTGAGCTCAGTAGCTTACAACCCCATTACCGTGTGGACTACAACCGGGCTGCTACCGTCTCCATTACCCAATGACCTCTCTCCGCTTTCTGGATACCCCTCATCTTTGGGAAGAGTCAGCCCACCACCACCTTCTGACACCTCCTCCAAAGATCACAGCGGCTCAGAAAGTCCTATTAGCGATGAAGAAGAGAGAATCCAGTCCAAGCTTTCAGACCCCCATGCAATTGAAGCCGAAAAGTTTCAGTGCAGTTTATGCAACAAGACCTATTCAACTTTCTCTGGGTTGGCCAAACATAAGCAGCTGCACTGTGATGCCCAGTCTAGGAAATCGTTCAGCTGCAAGTACTGTGACAAGGAGTATGTCAGCCTGGGAGCGCTTAAGATGCACATCAGGACCCACACGCTACCTTGTGTCTGCAAGATCTGCGGCAAGGCTTTCTCTAGACCCTGGCTACTTCAAGGACACATTAGAACTCACACTG GAGAGAAGCCGTTTTCCTGTCCTCACTGCAACAGGGCTTTTGCAGACAGATCCAATCTGAGGGCTCATCTGCAGACCCACTCGGATGTGAAGAAATACCAGTGCAAAAATTGCTCCAAAACTTTCTCCAGAATGTCTCTTCTGCACAAACATGAGGAATCTGGCTGCTGTGTAGCACACTGA